Proteins encoded by one window of Anoplopoma fimbria isolate UVic2021 breed Golden Eagle Sablefish chromosome 23, Afim_UVic_2022, whole genome shotgun sequence:
- the lsm8 gene encoding LSM8 homolog, U6 small nuclear RNA associated encodes MSTALESYINRTVAIVTSDGRMIVGTLKGFDQTINLILDESHERVFSSSQGVEQVVLGLYIVRGDNVAVIGEIDEETDSTLDLGNIRAEPLNSVVH; translated from the exons ATGTCCACCGCCCTGGAGAGCTACATCAACC GTACTGTGGCCATCGTGACGTCAGACGGCAGAATGATCGTG ggcaCTCTGAAGGGCTTCGATCAGACCATCAACCTGATCCTGGATGAGAGTCACGAGCGGGTGTTCAGCTCCAGTCAGGGGGTGGAGCAGGTGGTGCTGGGACTCTACATCGTCAGAGGAGACAACGT ggcCGTGATCGGAGAGATTGACGAGGAGACGGACTCCACTCTGGATTTAGGAAACATCAGAGCCGAGCCGCTCAACTCTGTTGTccactga